The Trichocoleus desertorum ATA4-8-CV12 nucleotide sequence TCATGACGCTATCGGGACGGGCGAAGTAGATCATTTCAAAGATGCAGAGCTTTCGTTGAGGCTGTTGCGCCCACTGGAATGAAGCTAAACCTTCTTCAGAAATCCAAACCAGTTCTCCGGGTTCTACGTCTCGGAGGAATTCAGCACCAATAATGTCGAGGCCGCAGGTTTCGGAGGAGAGCACATAGCGCTCTGGCGTGTTGCCGTCGGGACTGGGAATCACTCCGATCACGAGGGGACGGATACCGTTGGGATCGCGTACGCCAATCATGCCGTTGGGGGTACCGATGACGAAACTGAAGGCTCCTTGGCAGCGGTGCAAGGCGCTAATAGTGCCTTCTAACCAATCTTTGCCGCTATTGATGGCTTCGGCGATCGCGAAAGCAGCTAATTCTGAGTCAGTGGTGGTGACGAGGTTAAAGTTGTTTTGTAACAGCTCTTGGCGCAGAGTCTCGGTGTTGACCAAGTTGCCGTTGTGAGCCAGGGCTAAGGAACCCAAGCGGGTTTCCACCACAGCAGGTTGAGCATTGACGACGCGGCTAGAACCTGTGGTGGAGTAGCGGGTGTGGCCGACTGCTATATGTCCAGGCATTGTACCCAGCATCGACTCGTTGAATACATGGGAAACCAGCCCCATGCCCTTATGCAGATGGACTTTGTCACCTTCAAAGGTGGCGATCCCAGCCGATTCTTGGCCCCGATGCTGTAAAGCATATAGACCAAAATAGGTTAGCTTCGCAACAGCTTGTTCGGGGGCATAAACGCCAAAAACTCCACAGGCTTCCTCTGGCTTGTCGGGTCGAGCGTCGCCGCTGCCTTCTCCCTGGCTATCGCTAGTCAGAGGCAAGGAATCGTCAGGGAACGCAAGATCAGAATGGGTGGGAATCATGCTGCGGATCAGCTCCTAGTAGGTTGAATCGGAGGGGTGGGATTGAGATTGAAACTTTAAACAGCCAGCAATTGACTTAACGTTTCTTTAATAATCCCACCAAAAACCTTAAACGGAACAACTCCCTGGCCTTAACTCAAGGAATTCGTATCTTGTGCTACAACTACGGTTGCCGCGCCACTATCTAGACTGCTAAACGACGCTCAATGGCATTGAGCCAGCGATCGCTCATATCTGCAATGCTAACGTCGATAACCGGAACAGAGGGTCTGGTG carries:
- a CDS encoding amidophosphoribosyltransferase, with the protein product MIPTHSDLAFPDDSLPLTSDSQGEGSGDARPDKPEEACGVFGVYAPEQAVAKLTYFGLYALQHRGQESAGIATFEGDKVHLHKGMGLVSHVFNESMLGTMPGHIAVGHTRYSTTGSSRVVNAQPAVVETRLGSLALAHNGNLVNTETLRQELLQNNFNLVTTTDSELAAFAIAEAINSGKDWLEGTISALHRCQGAFSFVIGTPNGMIGVRDPNGIRPLVIGVIPSPDGNTPERYVLSSETCGLDIIGAEFLRDVEPGELVWISEEGLASFQWAQQPQRKLCIFEMIYFARPDSVMSHESLYSYRMRIGRQLAQESPIDADIVIAVPDSGIPAAIGFSQGSGIPYAEGLIKNRYVGRTFIQPTQSMREAGIRMKLNPLRDVLEGKRVIIVDDSIVRGTTSRKIVKALRDAGATEVHMRISSPPVTHPCFYGIDTDNQDQLIAATKSVAEIAEQIEVDSLAYLSWEGMLTATREDPNSFCSACFTGDYPISIPEPVKRSKLRLEKEKVGTAS